One part of the Streptomyces lienomycini genome encodes these proteins:
- a CDS encoding transglycosylase domain-containing protein: MSDEPQPRQPDEGWAPKEPQPAGEGPTGEPGEQGQRAEHAEHGEPGKAKKPKRPKRTGWRRLIPTWRIVLSTVVIGLLLIVGGFFLGYHLVQIPAANALATKQSNVYLYADGSVLARDGEVNRESVGLARISKDAQHAVLAAEDRDFYTESAIDPGAMIRAGWNTATGKGKQSGSTITQQYVKNYYLGQEQTVTRKVKEFFISIKLDREKSKSEILEGYLNTSFFGRGAYGIQAAAQAYFGVDAKDLTAAQGAYLASLLNAPSQYDVVAHPENRPAAEGRWNYVMNGMADKGWISATDRAAAKFPKPKQSTISTGMSGQRGYVVNIVRKYLIENDIVDEEELGRGGYRITTTLQKDKQDAFVKAVDDKLMSQLDQKERKVDTYVRAGGASVDPKTGKVVAMYNGIDYVKQYTPNAVRRDFQVGSTFKPFVFTSAVENDSETQDGRTINPNTRYDGTSERPVQGWSGGRYAPENEDHRDYGDVTVREATDKSINAVYAQMAVDVGSDKVKQTAIDLGLSPDTPELTPSPSIALGVATASPLDMAEAYATIANHGKHGTYTLVEQVMKDGKREVELPERRERQAVSRQAADTTTSVLRSVVEKGTATAAQAAGRPAAGKTGTAEEDTAAWFAGYTPDLATVVAVMGQDPKTAAHKPLYGAMGLERINGGGAPAEIWGQYTRNALKGEPVAEFSLRLQEGADVTAPPSGDASDEPGDGDASGSGDPDEGTTGDEDTSETPGDSGTGSTPPGDSGGTESGPPTTGGGTPGTGGPSTEPGPTGGGDSGGDDSANGGTDDGGGATEGAGGGDSDTGFPGIPVTPPRRQ, translated from the coding sequence ATGAGTGACGAGCCGCAGCCGCGACAGCCGGACGAGGGCTGGGCGCCGAAAGAGCCCCAGCCGGCCGGCGAGGGGCCGACGGGGGAACCGGGCGAACAGGGACAGCGCGCGGAACACGCGGAGCACGGAGAGCCGGGCAAGGCGAAGAAGCCCAAGCGGCCCAAGCGCACCGGCTGGCGCCGGCTGATCCCCACCTGGCGCATCGTGCTGAGCACCGTCGTCATCGGCCTGCTGCTCATCGTCGGCGGCTTCTTCCTCGGCTACCACCTGGTGCAGATCCCCGCCGCCAACGCGCTCGCCACCAAGCAGTCCAACGTCTACCTCTACGCCGACGGCAGCGTCCTCGCCCGCGACGGCGAGGTCAACCGGGAGAGCGTCGGCCTCGCCCGCATCTCCAAGGACGCCCAGCACGCCGTCCTCGCCGCCGAGGACCGCGACTTCTACACCGAGTCCGCCATCGACCCCGGCGCGATGATCCGGGCCGGCTGGAACACCGCCACCGGCAAGGGCAAGCAGTCCGGCTCCACCATCACCCAGCAGTACGTCAAGAACTACTACCTGGGCCAGGAGCAGACCGTCACCCGCAAGGTGAAGGAGTTCTTCATCTCGATCAAGCTCGACCGGGAGAAGAGCAAGAGCGAGATCCTCGAGGGCTACCTCAACACCAGCTTCTTCGGCCGCGGCGCCTACGGCATCCAGGCCGCCGCCCAGGCCTACTTCGGCGTCGACGCCAAGGACCTCACCGCCGCCCAGGGCGCCTACCTCGCCTCCCTCCTCAACGCCCCCAGCCAGTACGACGTCGTCGCCCACCCCGAGAACCGGCCCGCCGCCGAGGGGCGCTGGAACTACGTCATGAACGGCATGGCCGACAAGGGCTGGATCAGCGCCACCGACCGCGCCGCCGCGAAGTTCCCCAAGCCAAAGCAGTCCACGATCTCCACCGGCATGTCCGGACAGCGCGGCTACGTCGTCAACATCGTGCGGAAGTACCTCATCGAGAACGACATCGTCGACGAGGAGGAACTCGGCCGCGGCGGCTACCGCATCACCACCACCCTCCAGAAGGACAAGCAGGACGCCTTCGTCAAGGCCGTCGACGACAAGCTGATGTCACAGCTGGACCAGAAGGAGCGCAAGGTCGACACCTACGTCCGCGCGGGCGGCGCCTCCGTCGACCCGAAGACCGGCAAGGTCGTCGCGATGTACAACGGCATCGACTACGTCAAGCAGTACACACCCAACGCCGTACGCCGCGACTTCCAGGTCGGCTCCACCTTCAAGCCCTTCGTCTTCACCTCCGCCGTCGAGAACGACTCCGAGACGCAGGACGGCCGCACGATCAACCCCAACACCCGCTACGACGGCACCAGCGAACGCCCCGTCCAGGGCTGGAGCGGCGGCCGCTACGCCCCCGAGAACGAGGACCACCGCGACTACGGCGACGTCACCGTCCGCGAGGCCACCGACAAGTCCATCAACGCCGTGTACGCCCAGATGGCCGTCGACGTCGGCTCCGACAAGGTCAAGCAGACCGCAATCGACCTCGGGCTCTCCCCGGACACCCCGGAACTGACCCCCTCCCCCTCCATCGCCCTCGGCGTCGCCACCGCCAGCCCCCTGGACATGGCGGAGGCCTACGCGACCATCGCCAACCACGGCAAGCACGGCACCTACACGCTGGTCGAGCAGGTCATGAAGGACGGCAAGCGGGAGGTCGAGCTGCCCGAGCGGCGCGAGCGCCAGGCCGTCAGCCGCCAGGCCGCCGACACCACCACCTCCGTCCTGCGCAGCGTCGTCGAGAAGGGCACCGCCACCGCCGCCCAGGCCGCCGGCCGGCCCGCCGCGGGCAAGACCGGCACCGCCGAGGAGGACACGGCCGCCTGGTTCGCCGGCTACACCCCCGACCTGGCCACCGTCGTCGCCGTCATGGGCCAGGACCCGAAGACCGCCGCCCACAAACCGCTGTACGGCGCCATGGGCCTGGAGCGGATCAACGGCGGCGGCGCCCCCGCCGAGATCTGGGGCCAGTACACCCGCAACGCCCTCAAGGGCGAACCGGTCGCCGAGTTCAGCCTCCGGCTCCAGGAGGGCGCCGACGTCACCGCACCCCCGTCCGGCGACGCCTCGGACGAACCCGGCGACGGCGACGCGAGCGGCAGCGGCGACCCGGACGAGGGCACCACCGGCGACGAGGACACCTCCGAGACGCCGGGCGACTCCGGCACCGGCAGCACTCCGCCCGGCGACTCCGGCGGCACCGAGTCCGGCCCCCCGACGACCGGCGGCGGCACCCCCGGCACGGGCGGCCCCAGCACCGAGCCGGGCCCCACGGGCGGCGGCGACTCGGGCGGCGACGACTCCGCGAACGGCGGCACCGACGACGGCGGCGGGGCCACCGAGGGCGCGGGCGGCGGCGACTCC